The DNA sequence AAGCCAGCTCAGCAACTGCCCTCGTGGGACTCCAGGATGCCGTGGGTGTTTCCACACTGGCAGGTTGGCACCTGCTTGGGAGGTGCTGCCAGCTGGGGCAGGTGAGCACCTGCGGCTCCCACACCCCAGGGTTCTGCTGCTGTTCGACTACCCCACTGCCTCATCGTGGCTCTCTGAGGGGCCCGGCCCCACCCAGGTGGGCACCCCCAACTACAGCCCCCCAGCTCAGGAAACCTCCCACTCAGGTAGGGGCCCCAGACTCCCCGATCAGTCGAGCCCAGTCGGAGTGGCACCACCAGGTTGCGCCAGGGCCAGGCGCTGGGACCTGGATGGCGGCCAGCTGTGGGGCCCGCCCGGGCCTGGGAACCAGGCTGGGAAACCTGGGGGTGCAGGTGGAGCCGCCCTGGCAGAGGCCCCGGAGGCATGGGGGGCCCAGAGCCAGCTTTGCCCAACACCTACGGAGCGCTCGCTCTCAGGCTGGGCAGCCCTTCCGAGTCCCCATCCCAGGGGCCCACCAGACAGATGGAGAGCAGAGCGGACTCCGCACAGGGGCAGAGAGAAAGGTACTGGAGAAGCGGGGTCACACCACACAGAGGGGCTAGGGGACCATGTGCAGCGGGAGCGGCCAGCCCAGGCCACAACTCGGGGGTCAGAAGGGGCACCCTGGGTGGGGTGAGCTGAGGTGAGGTTGTCATTCTGGACGCCCCAGTGTTGGGACAGAGTGACACCATCTGGGACACTAACAATGCAGGTGCCCTTAGAGAGCTCGACCTCCAGCCTGGGCCTGCCAGGCCCATTGGCATGCATGCCAGGCAAGCACAGCTGGGGCTGGCAGGGTCTTCCCTTCTCTGCCTCCGTTAGTAGCTGGCTGGGCAGGACAGGCTCCCAGCAGGCAAGGGTCAGGGGCTGCGGGAGGGCAGGGGCTGACATCACCACACCCAGTAGCTCCCCTCCCGTCCTTCGGTTGCTCATCAGCTCCTAAGCACCCCTGAGCCCTACCATGCCCTCCTGCCCTGTGCTGGGGTCAGGGGTGGGGACACCATGGTGACCAGAATGCTGTGGAAGTTCTCGTGAAGGCGGAAAACCAACAGGGCCCCTCGCCCCGTGAGCTGATGAAGAGCTTTGCCCAGGGCCCAGCTCCCTACATGCAACCAAGTCCTGAAGCCCAGACAAACACACTCAGAGCCAGGCTTTGTGGGCCTAGGTAGGGACAGTCCCCAGAGCAATGCTGTATTGACACTCTGCCCAGCAAGGACTCCTGGAAACTGCGGGCATGATCTCAGCAGTGGGGCAGGCCATGGCCACAGGGAGACGTGGGGTGGGGTTCCTGATAGCCCCTCACTAGGTCACAGCAGGAGGGAATGGCTTGCACTGCAGCAAGAGGCTGCAGGTTAGACACCAGGCAGCACTTCCTGAGGCCCTGCTGTGAGGCTGCTTGGCCCATGTGTTGTATGGGGGCAGGGCAGCGGGCaagccccagcccctgccaggGACCCAGCCTCTAGCACAGGGACAGACCTGGGCATGCCCAGCCTGCCTTGAGACTTCGGGAGTGGGGGTGTCAGCTCGGGGCTGAGAAGACAACCACTCCTAGACCCCCGGCCCAATGGCCAGGCTTCCTGGGCTTGGGGCATGGTCCCAGTGCGGTGGGTAGAGTGGGCATGATGCGTGGCAGGAGGGGATCTGGGGTCCCCAACATGCTCGAGGAACTTCAAGACTGGGGCTGGAGCCCTCCAGGGCTCAGGTCTGGTGCATCATGGGGGGGACCTGGCAGGACAGACGCAGGAGATCTGAGGCCAGCCCTTCCTTCATGCAGCCTTCCCTGACTGCTCTGGCCCTCTCTCCAGCATATTCAGGCTCCCCTTGCAGTGTGTGCCCTACCCCCATCCCGGCCGGCCCTCAGGAGGGTCTGGCTGCAGCCTGGAAACTCCGGGGTGGGGGCTTACTGGGCTGGAGGCATGGCAAATGGCCTTGTCCTCCAGGGTGTGCAGCAGGGTCACTGTTTCCCGGTTTCCAGCAGCTTCCGCCTGCAGGAGGGAGCATGGGGAAGGGGTCTGGGGTGCAGACTAGCAGCCTGCACACCTGAACCCCCACCCCGGCCCTCCCACTGACCAGGACGCTACCCTGGGAACCCTCCAGGCCCCCCTCAGGCCTCTGGGGTCTGTTCCCACCTCCAGCTACGCACACTCTCtcctcccccagctctgggccTAGGGAGGAGCCTGGGACAGGAAAGGGAACAGCCCCCAGCCAGCTCCTGCCCATGAAGCACACCCACTAGGAGGAAAGCAGGGCAGGCCCTATGCACTGGGGCTTAGGCATTTgacaggggtggggcagggagcgGAGCTGGTGGAGCAGTTAGGGAGGCCTTCCTGGAGTAGGTAGCAGAGTCCAGCTTTTGCAAAGGGTGGGGGGGCCACTGGTGGGCACTCACGATATGCAGGGCACTGCGGCCGTCGTAGCCTGGCTGCCCCAGGTCAGCGCCCGCCTGCCACCACGCCTGCAGACCCTCATTGTCCGCCTGGGATGCCAgcctgggtgggggaggggtactgTCAGGGCCTGCCCAGAGCTCCCCTATCTGCCCAGGGTGCCTGGGGCGCTTTCACAGAAACAGACCTGGTCAGCTGACACTAGCAGCAGTGGGTGGGGCCGGCAGATGATCTGAAGGCGGGTTTCACCCACGGGGCAAGGATGTACACGCatgcgcacacatacacacacccagaGTCGTGCAcagatgcacatgcacacactcatagACACACTCGtgcatgcacatgtacacacaaacCCTTATTGCAGACACACCGAAACATGTGTGAACATGCACACAAACGTGCGCACACACCCTCCACTTGCCAAACCGTGTGCCAGTTTCGTATTTCACAATAGCTCCCCCCAGGGCAGGGCCGCAGTGAGGAGGGAAGCGTTCAGCAGCACGGGGTTCAGAGGTACACCGTGGCATGGGGTGCCTGGCTGGGAGAGGGGCCAGTGGCGGGGAGAAGGCCACCCATGGGAACTCTGCCCCCTTAACAGCCCACTGCTGCCCCCTGTGCCTGGCCCGCCTCGCGgactctcctctctctctgtctctcatctCCCCACCCCAATCCCTGACTATACCCCAGATGGAGGAGGGATCCCCATGCCCACCTAGCCATCCTCCAGCACCCTAACTGAGGGATCTCAGGGACCCTGGGCCTCTGTCTCACAGTGATAAAATCTCAAGAGAAGCCCCAGCACTGCGTGGTGGCCGTTTGGGGGACCAGGAAGGGAGGAGGTCAGGCAGGACCACAGGGCCACTAGGAGGGGCCCCTCGGAGCTAGGCCCACCCCCAAGGCGGGGAGGGAGCCTTCAAGACCAGGGCCCTGCCTGGGGGGCTTCGATATCCCCGCCTCACCCACCCAGCCCACCCTCCCAAATGCAGCCCCGCATTTGGCCCCTCCATACCCCTTCCCGAGCCCATCCTACCCTGAGACCGTGGGCCGGCCCCTGCTGGCCTCTGTCCTGGGCCGGGAAAGACCCCCTCCCTGCCCACGGCCCTCACCTGCACAGCTCTGAACCTGCGTCCACCAACTCCTGGGGGGACAGGCAGGCGCCGGCCGCCCGCAGTAGCTCGATGACAGTCTGATGCCTGCCAGAGAGAGCCACGCTGACTGCCTGCCCCGGCCCCTCAGCCCAGGCTGTGAGGTGCCCTCCTGGGCTCTGCCATGTCTACCTCCCAGACACCTccccaggcgcccccacccccacggcCCAGCCCGTCCATCCCCATGGCCCCCACGTGGTCTCCCCCTACCCATTCCGAGAGCTCCCCAGAAGCCGCACCTAGCTGTCCACCCCCACTGCCTGCCTCAAACACGCATCAAATGGCCAGGCGTGGgtctggagaaactgaggcaatcAGGCCTAGCCTCTGCCCTAGAGAGTAGGGTGGACAAGGCACGGGCAGACGCAGGTGACTGTGGGGTGGGGCTGGCAGCCCACAAGAGCCGGATGGCCTGTAGGCTCCAGGGGCTGCCTGGAGGGTGGGCTGCTGGCCAGGGCCAGGGCGGGTACAACAGGGCTTGACCCACCAGCTGTGGTGCCATGGGCAGCGGGACCCTTCTAGAACCTCCGGGTGTGGACCTGCCCTGTAAATTCTAAGGTCACCCCACTTTTGGGAAGCCTTGTGCTCTCCCTCCCCGGGGCAGAGCCCCTTGTTGGGCAGGCCGGTTGAGGGGCGCTGTGAGCCCACGGCCATGACCCCTGCCTGTGCCCCAGGACGCCCTGTCTGGAACCTGGCCACAGACTACCCCAGGCCAGGTCCTCCACCGCAGCCCCCACCCTTCTGCCACCTTCACGGAGGCCTGCCCGAGGACCCCTGGGTGGGTGGGGCACCCCAGCCTCTTTCTGGGGTACTCCAGAGAGGccccctctccccgcccccacaGGCGCTCCCGAGGGTGTAACGTCGGCCGGCGGCGAGAGAGCAGACGTCACCTCTGCACgcaggaaaaataaagattacagTGGGGTAAAATTTAAAGGCTGTGATTCCGGCAGTctcagccccccacccctgacccccgacacactcacacacgcacGCTGCACACTCGGTATTTGAGACACGGGTAGCCCACCGCACGTGCCTGCGCCCCGCCTCGTGCCCTTCCCAGGGCTTCAGCGGAGCCCCTCCAAGGCCCTATCCCGCCCCCGGGTTTCGGCTGTCAGTCAAAGGCGGCGGGGTCCCACCCTAGGAGAGGCGACCGAGTGGGGGGCGGCAGGCGCCTCCAGGTGGACCAGCCAGCCCCTCGGGAGGGAGCCGGAGGAGGGCCGCCGCCGGGTGGTCTCAGGCCCCAGATGCCTGCTTCTCGGCCATACAGGCCGGGGCCCCACAGTCCCCGCGTGCACCCCAGTACAGGGCCTGCCCTGGACCCTGCACACGGCAGGGCCCCCGTACCTGCCGCGCACAGCCAGCAGCAGTGGGCTGCACCCATCCCCGTCGCGGGCGTTCACGTCTGAGCCCCCATGCAGCAGCATGCTGACTATGTCAGCGTGGCCCCCCCGGGCAGCCACATGCAGTGGGGTCCGGCCGATAAAATCCTCCTGGGTCAGGTCACTGCCCTGGGGGGGAAAGGGGATATGTCATGCCTAAGAGGGGACCGGGAAGGCCCCAAGGAGCGACCTGAGGGGTGGCCCAGGAGGGGGCGGCTCACCATATCCAAGAGGGCCTGCAGGGCATCCAGGTCACCAGCGTGGGCCACGGCACAGGCCAGGCTGGGCTTCAGGACATCCGGCACAGCGTCCAGCtcctgggcagggggtggggacagaGTACCGTGGGGCCACAACCAGTGTTGCCCCTTACATAGGGCAAggtgggcagggcaggcaggCCAGGGTCCAGGGCGTGTGTGGCCCCCACGGCTGGCTGCTGGTCTGGGTCAAAAGTCTGGCCACCTGCTTAGTCGCAGCCACAGGACAGAAAGCCCAGGTGTGACATTCAagtctccccacccaccccaaggTCCAGCCATGCCCGCAGCCCCAGGAGCCCCAGCTGTTTGTCCTCGCCAGCTCTGCTCGGTGACCCCCCATCTGCTCTGCAATCCCAAGTGCAGGGACAGACTTGAGACGAATGGCCTGATTGTGCAGGAAGGGGTGCTGTGACCCTTCCCTTGAAAAGAGACTGTCCGCGCACACCGGTACCTTCCTTTGGGGCCATCCCCGGGCCTCCTGCCCCAGCACATGAGCAGGTGAGGAGCTCCCTGGTGTGCAGACGCCCTACCCAGCTGCCCACGCCCAGCTGTCACCAGGTTTCCACAAGCCACCCTAGGCTCAGGCCCACTCTGGCCCTCTCACCTCACCTCACCCCTTCCCAGCAAGAGACTCCCATGCTACAGCGGTAAACTGAGACACAGGGCTCACACCATGACCCAGACAGACCTGGGAAGTGGTGCTCAGGCCCTGGCAGCTTCGCCCAGCCACAgggggtccggtgacccctgcaAATCTGGCCCAGCCCAGGCCCTGCATCCTGAAGCAGGGTTCCTGGCCCCGCTGTAGGTCAGGACCCCTTGTGTGGGTGCTGATGGAGAGGAGAAGGGCCCTAAAGCCTGGGCCACGTCTTCTGATGCTGGGGGACAGCCAAATCTCCAGGGAGCCCTCCAGCCCAGAACCGAGGGAGACTTCTATACAGGGCCCATCGGGACAGGCAGCGTTCCCACCCAGGAGCCCATCCCAGGGTCAGTGCTCCCCGTGCATCACTCCACGGGTCCCTGTGTGCCTCGCTCTGGTGCTCCCCAAGTCTTTCTCCTGGGCCCCAGCACCCAAGCCCCACCAGCTCCTTGTCACCCGCCTGGCCCGGGCAGCCCCCGCCGGCCATACCTGACGTCTGCTCAGCCTGAGGAACTGGGCGACCCGCTGGCCCACCGTACTGCCCTGCACAGAGGCTTGGGGGGCCTCCACAGGCAGCGTCACCTCCCCCCGCAGGTCTTTGGCCAACAGCTGCCAGGAGCACAGAGACACCCACCAGGTGAGCAGAGCCCAGGACCACCCAGCTGAGCCCCCAGGCTGGGGACCTCAAGGCTGCCTTCCCTGGCCCACCCTGGGTCCTGATAGCTTCCCGCTGGCCCAACGGAGGGGACAGTGCCCTGGAGGGGTGGAGGGAATGGGGCACGACCAGGGACCACCTGCGGTTGGGGGGGCCTCAGTCTGGGCGCCTCTGGGAAGGGTGGGTCAGCGTGGGCCCGGAGTTAGGCCTTTGCCTCCAAGGGGAGGCCACCCACCTCCCAGGGTTTTCTAagcccacatgcacacacagcctCGGGGGCCCGCTGCTCGgcagcctccccacccccccgcccccccgcccgTGCAGTGCACACACCTGCTTCCGCTCGTCCAGGCCCAGCCCTGGCCGGCCCAGCACGTAGGACAGCTTGGCGAGGGCGGCCTCTGAGGTCATGTCAAAGCCGGAGACAATGCCAGCCCCCGCCATGGCCTGTGAAGGAGGGGCAAGGAGGTGGTGGCTCACCCAGCATCCCCCCCACCCTGGCCTCCTAGGCTCAGGGGCTCCTCCCCGGGCCTCCACCCACGGCCCACCCTACCAGGCTAGATGCATAGCTCGAGGTGACAGCGCCCTGAAGGCAGTGGGTGCAGTTGACGATGATGAGGCCGCGCTGGGCCGCCGCCCGCAGCTCCTGCAGGAGGTCCGGCTTGGTGGGCCCATTCCCGGAGCCAAAGCTCTCCATGACCACGCCCTTCAGGGGGGGCTGCAGGAAGGCCCGGACCTGTGGGACAGAGCAGGTGGAATGGCCAGGGACGGCCAGGAGATGCGTGGGGGACCCTGCAGAGCCCAGGCCAGCTCTGGTGGACATGTGCGCGAAGCCTGGGACTGAGTGGGGGAGGCACCCCGGCCAGCCGCTGTAGCGGCGCCCCCACCCGCGAgacccctgcccagcccagcaCGCGGCCCATACCAGCCTGGCAGGGATCCCCGGGTAGAGGCGCAGCAGGGCCACCTCCGGCTCCATGCAGCTGTGCACCACCAGCTTCCCCCGCTGCGGCGCCACCAGCACCAGCTCCTGATTGACTGAGGACACAAGGGCCACTTGCCCGCGTGCTCCCACCCACCATGGGCCAGCCTCAGCCTCCCTACTGTGTCCCCTGAGCCCCGAGCCCCAAGCCCTTGCACGGCATTTCCACTGCCTCCTGCCCTGCCTCTACTCCCGGGCCCAGATCCTCCCAGCTGCAGGTCACTCCTCCAACATGTGCCGGCTCCGGCCTGTGCCCGGCTCTGGCAGGTGTGGGATTCAGAGCAGGCAGCGTGGCTGCCTTCGAGGCAAGAGAGCGATGAGTGAGCATCGGGTGGCACATGTGACCTCGCCGGGTGAAGAGGCAGGGATGACCCTCCTCGCCCCCAAGATGGAGTCTGAGCGGATTCttacggggtgggggtggggaggaagggggagcCAAGGCGTTCCCGGCAGAGTGCGTGGACGTGCGCAAAACGCTGCACCGCTGGGAGCTGCACTGGACTGGGCCGGGTCCTAAAATGGCCTGGAAGATGGCGCACCTGCCCACCGCATCCCCTCTTCCACACACCTCTCACCAGCCAGCTGCATCTGCCCGTGCTGAggacctgccccacccccactgcccagCCTCACTGGACCTGCCCCTGCAGTCCCAGCGCCGGCCACACTGCCCAGTAGTCAGGCCCTCTTCCGAGTATGCTGAAGGAGGAAGGGCACAGCCGGTCAGCGAATGGGCAGACGGATGGAGGATAATGGAAGGATGGTGGATGGGCAGATGGGTGATAGGTGGGTAGATGTGGGATGTGTGTggatgggagggtgggggtgggtggatgggagggtggggggggtggatgggagggtggggggggtggggaggatgagTCTTCCTGCCTCCCCACTTTGGGGGAAAGAAAACCTCCATCGAATTCTCCCCGAGTCTTAGAGGCCTGACATAACCATTGCCCTCTCACTAGCACCAGGGTGGGAAACGGTGGAGTTTCAAGTCAGGTGGAAAGCAGAGAGGAGCAGGCATTTGGGGGTCAGTGCCCCTTAAATGCCACACATAGAGTTTTCCATGTGctcaggctggaaactcagaggGTCAGTGTCCACGAGTGGGAAGGCTGGCTGCTCCACCAGACCCGGAGCTCCCGGCCAGCTCCTAGCTCCTGCTTAGGAATGGCCTGCACCCTCAGGGACCCACCTCCGCCCTCAGCATGCAGAGGCCAGGTCCTGGCGATCCCCCACTGGCCAGTGGGCACTGGAGAGCAGTCTGGGGTGGCAGGTGCCACGAAGACTTCCAGACCAGCCAGGGAAACCGAggcagagggaggggaagggtCATGCCTGAAGCTACCCAGCAAGTCTGGCACAGAGCCAGGATGAGAAGTGGGGCTCTCCCGACCCGACCTCACACCAGCTGCGTGCAAGCCCGTAGCCTGCTGCTCTCTTCTGCACAGCCATTTGCATGTGATAATAGACAGAGGGACATTCTGAGCACACGCTGCCTTCCCAGCCTGAGTTGTGGGGTGGGAGGTAGCAGAGGCCGAGAACACaaaccccctgccccccacccgcGCTGCCACATCAATCAGCCCTGCACAATAGCCGCATGGGCGTCCTTTAATTTAGGGACGTGCAACTCAGCTGGGAGAGCAGATAAGACGGCAGCTTGGGGGCTGCTGGGGGGGCTACTGCCAGCACCCAAGAGTTATGGCTGCAGAGGGGGCTCGGCACGGAGGGGACAAAGAATGCCTGCCACCCACCGCGGGCAGTCCCCCTCCTTGCACTTGGAGGGACAAAGAGGAAGGGGGGCAGCAGCTCCTGACTACATGGCCTGTGGCCTGGCATGGAGCTGGCAGAGGCTTTCCAGAccacccccagctccccagaCCTGCAGACTCCCGGCTGTAGCTCAGGCCCAGGTGAGGGCGAGGGCACTTGCTGTAGAACCCCACTGCTCCCCACAGGGACTGGTCCTCCTCAAGGCCGCCAGCCCCTCCAAACTGCCCCCAAAAGCTGGTGGGCTCTGCCAGGCCCTGGAGCCTCCGAGGCGGGCTCCAGTGGAAGGGACACCCTGCACCTCCAGCTAGTGGGATGGGGCCAGACCTGGGATTCCCTGGAACCCCTTGTCAGGGTCCTGCCATCGCAGGCAGGAGCCATGGCATCCTTGGGGGCCCAGCCAGGCACCAAAGCCAGTAGACAGGAGCTTCCCCCAGCCAGGTGGCATGGGGGAAGGGCCAGGGGTCACCCCAATGCAGAGACCCCCATGGGCCCGGGAGTGACCCTGGTGGCCCAGGGTGGCCCTGAGCCTGGATGCAGCCACGAGTACCAGGGTGGCTGAGGATGCAGTAATGCCAACCCCCAGGGTGCAGTCAGAAGTCACAGGCTATGGGCGGGCCCCAGGGGAGGTCCCCAGAAAGTCTCCCTTGGCCCCAGGAAGCACGTTGGGGACGAGGTCTTGCAGCAGGGATCCGGGAGACAGAGAGGCCTGGGCAGTACCACGGGCAGGCACTGAAGGCGCCCCTGAGCCAGGGCACCATGGCAGCAGGTTCCCCGGGCTTCTGCTCCCAGAGTCACAACCATACGGCACCCTCTCCCCAAGTCAGGGGGAAGTGTCCCCCACACCTGATTCCCAGGCAGACACCTGGCCCTCTTACTTATGATGTCGGGCCCCATGGTGGCCAGGGGGGGCAGGTTGGGGGAGCAGAAGGCTGCGAACCTGCGTGAGTCCACCTTGGTGGCCCTATTGCCCCGGAACAGCTGGTTCTGGAAGAACAGACAGACCTGCGGACGGGGTGGGGGGGCGTGCAAGGAATGGGTTCTCAGCGCTGGGCCCCTCCAGAGGCACCTCCCGCTCACTCCCTGCAGCCAGTGAGCAGCTCGTTCCCCATGGGGAGGCAGAGAGGGGTCCCAGGACAGATGAGCCCCCTGGAACAGCACTTTCGGGCAGCTCAGCCTCAGTGGGTCCCTGCAGGCCCTGGGTGGTCAGCATGGCTTCTCAGGGGCCCTGGGTGAACTCAGCCCACAGGGAAGAGGAGGTAGTACCTGGGGGGCCCCGGCGGCACACTCACGTCCCTGCAGAGCCCTGCGGAGCTGGGGGTGATGTTTGGGGCTGTTCCCCAGTGGGGCTGGGCCGGGACCCAGGGGACCTGAGAACACTGCCTCTTTGAAGCCACTTCCCCAGAGCCTGGGGGCCTCTTGGAAGGGACACAGAAAGACAGCAGGGGCTCCTGTTGAGTAGGGGCAAAGGGAGGCTGGCAGAGCCGCTCCCACAGAGCAGagcaggagaggggagggggcggCATGCCAGGTACAGAGTGCGCATCATTCATGGAAACTTTTATGCATCTGACgacaggaatcaaggggtgggggttggggggagacACTGAACTCCCAACAGTGCTGGTTCCCAGGGTGAGAGTAGGCAGGGCTGTTTCCTgctgttttctctatttctttttttttcttttttatgatgaCCTGCATTACTTGTGaactgaaagattttaaaatcttGTTCCATGCCGCGTGTCCCACCTGAGGCCATGCCCCCAAGTGCATCTAGGGTCCCAGAAAGTAGGCAGGCTGAGGGTGCCCACTGCCCGCCTGCCCCAGCCCCGCTCTGCCTGCCTGCCCAGGCCCCTGGCACCTC is a window from the Tamandua tetradactyla isolate mTamTet1 chromosome 14, mTamTet1.pri, whole genome shotgun sequence genome containing:
- the ASPG gene encoding 60 kDa lysophospholipase isoform X2, whose product is MGVEWWVRSGQVGSRGGPRCEAPWSWRGEEGSAAAPGRGLMAIMGRVPGLPPTPALMPMPCPWPLPAVLVPTQGLAAVLRALPMFHDKEHARTLRLPQDTLVLPPASPGQRIIYTVLEWQPLFDSSDMTLTEWIQIAQTIEERYEQHDGFVIIQGTDTMAFAASALSFALENLQKTVILTGAQVSIHTLWSDGRENLLGALLMAGQYTIPEVCLFFQNQLFRGNRATKVDSRRFAAFCSPNLPPLATMGPDIIINQELVLVAPQRGKLVVHSCMEPEVALLRLYPGIPARLVRAFLQPPLKGVVMESFGSGNGPTKPDLLQELRAAAQRGLIIVNCTHCLQGAVTSSYASSLAMAGAGIVSGFDMTSEAALAKLSYVLGRPGLGLDERKQLLAKDLRGEVTLPVEAPQASVQGSTVGQRVAQFLRLSRRQELDAVPDVLKPSLACAVAHAGDLDALQALLDMGSDLTQEDFIGRTPLHVAARGGHADIVSMLLHGGSDVNARDGDGCSPLLLAVRGRHQTVIELLRAAGACLSPQELVDAGSELCRLASQADNEGLQAWWQAGADLGQPGYDGRSALHIAEAAGNRETVTLLHTLEDKAICHASSPVPPMMHQT
- the ASPG gene encoding 60 kDa lysophospholipase isoform X3, coding for MARAAGAERRLLAIYTGGTVGMRSEQGVLVPTQGLAAVLRALPMFHDKEHARTLRLPQDTLVLPPASPGQRIIYTVLEWQPLFDSSDMTLTEWIQIAQTIEERYEQHDGFVIIQGTDTMAFAASALSFALENLQKTVILTGAQVSIHTLWSDGRENLLGALLMAGQYTIPEVCLFFQNQLFRGNRATKVDSRRFAAFCSPNLPPLATMGPDIIINQELVLVAPQRGKLVVHSCMEPEVALLRLYPGIPARLVRAFLQPPLKGVVMESFGSGNGPTKPDLLQELRAAAQRGLIIVNCTHCLQGAVTSSYASSLAMAGAGIVSGFDMTSEAALAKLSYVLGRPGLGLDERKQLLAKDLRGEVTLPVEAPQASVQGSTVGQRVAQFLRLSRRQELDAVPDVLKPSLACAVAHAGDLDALQALLDMGSDLTQEDFIGRTPLHVAARGGHADIVSMLLHGGSDVNARDGDGCSPLLLAVRGRHQTVIELLRAAGACLSPQELVDAGSELCRLASQADNEGLQAWWQAGADLGQPGYDGRSALHIAEAAGNRETVTLLHTLEDKAICHASSPVSPHPGVSRLQPDPPEGRPGWG
- the ASPG gene encoding 60 kDa lysophospholipase isoform X1, with amino-acid sequence MGVEWWVRSGQVGSRGGPRCEAPWSWRGEEGSAAAPGRGLMAIMGRVPGLPPTPALMPMPCPWPLPAVLVPTQGLAAVLRALPMFHDKEHARTLRLPQDTLVLPPASPGQRIIYTVLEWQPLFDSSDMTLTEWIQIAQTIEERYEQHDGFVIIQGTDTMAFAASALSFALENLQKTVILTGAQVSIHTLWSDGRENLLGALLMAGQYTIPEVCLFFQNQLFRGNRATKVDSRRFAAFCSPNLPPLATMGPDIIINQELVLVAPQRGKLVVHSCMEPEVALLRLYPGIPARLVRAFLQPPLKGVVMESFGSGNGPTKPDLLQELRAAAQRGLIIVNCTHCLQGAVTSSYASSLAMAGAGIVSGFDMTSEAALAKLSYVLGRPGLGLDERKQLLAKDLRGEVTLPVEAPQASVQGSTVGQRVAQFLRLSRRQELDAVPDVLKPSLACAVAHAGDLDALQALLDMGSDLTQEDFIGRTPLHVAARGGHADIVSMLLHGGSDVNARDGDGCSPLLLAVRGRHQTVIELLRAAGACLSPQELVDAGSELCRLASQADNEGLQAWWQAGADLGQPGYDGRSALHIAEAAGNRETVTLLHTLEDKAICHASSPVSPHPGVSRLQPDPPEGRPGWG